Proteins encoded in a region of the Wenzhouxiangella sp. XN201 genome:
- a CDS encoding protein-L-isoaspartate O-methyltransferase has translation MSINLEQARFNMVEQQVRTWDVLDPAVLDALREVPREDFVPAKYRRLAFSDLRIPLGDDQVMMKPIEEGRMLQSLEIQPGQRVLEIGTGSGFIAACLAHLGASVVSVECLPKLAERAERRLESVGVEGVEVIAADALSDYQPDGSFDVVVVTASAASVPERFCQWVKAGGRLFAVRGFSPAMEAICMTRTEQDHWRIDSLFDTDLPRLIGAEDKPEFEF, from the coding sequence ATGTCGATCAATCTCGAACAGGCCCGATTCAACATGGTCGAGCAGCAGGTTCGCACCTGGGACGTGCTCGACCCCGCCGTGCTTGATGCGCTGCGCGAAGTGCCGCGTGAGGATTTCGTGCCGGCCAAGTATCGCCGCCTGGCATTTTCCGACCTGCGGATTCCGCTGGGTGACGACCAGGTCATGATGAAGCCGATCGAGGAAGGCCGGATGCTCCAGTCGCTGGAGATCCAGCCTGGCCAGCGCGTGCTCGAGATCGGCACGGGTTCGGGCTTCATCGCCGCCTGTCTCGCCCACCTGGGTGCCTCGGTCGTCTCGGTCGAGTGTCTGCCGAAACTGGCCGAGCGGGCCGAACGTCGGCTCGAGAGCGTCGGTGTTGAAGGGGTCGAAGTGATCGCCGCCGATGCCTTGTCGGATTACCAGCCCGACGGATCCTTCGATGTGGTTGTCGTGACCGCCTCGGCGGCGTCCGTCCCGGAGCGCTTCTGCCAGTGGGTCAAGGCCGGTGGTCGCCTGTTTGCCGTACGCGGTTTCAGTCCGGCCATGGAGGCGATCTGCATGACCCGTACGGAACAAGACCACTGGCGGATCGACAGTCTGTTCGACACCGACCTGCCGCGCCTGATCGGCGCCGAAGACAAGCCCGAGTTCGAATTCTGA
- the pepN gene encoding aminopeptidase N, whose protein sequence is MSARGDQPRTPVLRQEYRPPAWWVDHVELDFDLDAAETRVISRISVRRNPEVDSEPLTLSGANLDTRRVEIDGESVPFEERSGDEALVVENVPDRAVVTVEVLIHPDRNTALEGLYRSGAMLLTQCEAEGFRKITWFPDRPDVMATYRVRLAGDRQRFPVLLSNGNCVEDGELEDGRHFAVWDDPFPKPSYLFAIVAGELDVLEDTFTTQSGREVKLKIYSEPENITQLDHAMDSLKRSMAWDEERFGLEYDLDVFHVVATHDFNMGAMENKSLNIFNARYVLADRETATDADYEGIESVIAHEYFHNWTGNRVTCRDWFQLTLKEGLTVYRDQEFTSDQRSRGVKRIQDVSALMARQFPEDDGPMAHPIRPERYVEINNFYTATVYEKGAQVVRMYETLLGRDGFRRGMDLYFERFDGQAVTCDDFRRAMADANDTDLEQFERWYRQVGTPTLEADTRFDDDSGELVLTLKQHLSDHRDNRNLGALMIPVKVGFLDADNRPLPVTLAGESESGPNTRLLVLTDSEAEFRFSGLSADALPSLLRDFSAPVKLEFDWSSRDLARLAGFDPDPFSRWRAMRGLSERVLGDWIEGREDHDADLLVEAWAAVLDDSDRDPALAAELLSLPSEGELAQDRSPVDVDAIHAARKKLVQLLGRQLEMRLLERFEALAPSGDWSADGPDAARRRLRNVALGLLAAGGSDGADQLASKHYEQADNMTDRLAAFRILTHNELEGGDRALADFEQRFADNPLVMDKWFTVQATRADASAVDDVHRLMDHSAFRLNNPNKVRSLIGAFAMGNPVAFHRADGAGYRLVGEVLNQLDDFNPQVGARLATTFNRWGAYDDKRAAMMKEQLQKLADKKGLSPHIEEIVTAALKDRSGG, encoded by the coding sequence ATGTCCGCACGTGGTGACCAGCCTCGCACCCCCGTTCTCCGCCAGGAATACCGGCCACCGGCCTGGTGGGTCGATCATGTAGAACTCGATTTCGACCTCGACGCTGCCGAAACCCGGGTTATCAGCCGGATATCGGTTCGGCGCAATCCGGAGGTCGACTCCGAGCCCTTGACCCTTTCGGGTGCCAACCTGGACACCCGGCGCGTCGAGATTGACGGCGAATCCGTGCCGTTCGAAGAGCGTTCCGGCGACGAAGCCCTGGTGGTCGAGAACGTGCCCGATCGGGCCGTGGTGACCGTCGAGGTGCTCATCCATCCCGACCGCAACACCGCGCTCGAGGGCCTTTACCGCTCCGGCGCCATGCTGCTGACCCAGTGCGAGGCCGAGGGTTTCCGCAAGATCACCTGGTTCCCCGACCGGCCCGACGTCATGGCGACCTATCGCGTGCGCCTGGCCGGTGATCGCCAGCGCTTCCCCGTCCTACTGTCCAACGGCAACTGCGTCGAGGACGGTGAACTCGAAGACGGTCGCCACTTCGCGGTCTGGGACGACCCGTTCCCCAAGCCGAGCTACCTGTTCGCCATCGTCGCCGGTGAGCTCGACGTGCTGGAAGACACGTTCACCACGCAGTCCGGCCGCGAGGTAAAACTCAAGATCTACTCCGAACCGGAGAACATCACGCAGCTCGATCACGCCATGGACAGTCTCAAGCGCTCGATGGCCTGGGACGAGGAGCGCTTCGGACTGGAATACGATCTCGATGTCTTCCACGTCGTCGCCACCCACGACTTCAACATGGGTGCGATGGAAAACAAGAGTCTCAACATCTTCAACGCCCGCTACGTGCTGGCCGACCGTGAAACCGCGACCGATGCCGACTACGAAGGCATCGAGTCGGTCATCGCCCACGAGTACTTCCACAACTGGACCGGCAACCGCGTTACCTGCCGCGACTGGTTCCAGCTCACCCTCAAGGAAGGGCTGACGGTTTACCGCGACCAGGAATTCACCTCCGACCAGCGCTCCCGGGGCGTGAAACGCATCCAGGACGTATCCGCCCTGATGGCGCGCCAGTTCCCGGAGGATGACGGGCCGATGGCGCATCCGATCCGGCCCGAGCGCTACGTCGAGATCAACAATTTCTACACCGCCACCGTCTACGAGAAGGGCGCACAGGTCGTTCGCATGTACGAGACCCTGCTCGGCCGCGACGGTTTCCGGCGCGGCATGGATCTCTACTTCGAGCGCTTTGATGGCCAGGCCGTTACCTGCGACGATTTCCGGCGCGCCATGGCCGATGCCAACGACACCGACCTCGAGCAGTTCGAGCGCTGGTACCGCCAGGTGGGCACGCCGACGCTCGAAGCCGACACGCGCTTCGACGACGACAGCGGCGAACTCGTGCTCACGCTCAAACAGCACCTGTCCGATCACCGCGACAACCGCAACCTCGGCGCGCTGATGATCCCGGTCAAGGTCGGCTTCCTCGATGCCGACAACCGGCCGCTGCCGGTCACCCTGGCCGGAGAGAGTGAATCCGGGCCGAACACCCGTCTGCTGGTGCTGACCGACAGCGAGGCCGAGTTCCGTTTCAGCGGCTTGTCCGCCGATGCGCTGCCGTCGCTGCTCCGGGACTTCTCCGCCCCGGTCAAGCTCGAGTTCGACTGGTCCAGCCGCGACCTGGCACGTCTGGCCGGCTTTGATCCCGACCCTTTCAGCCGCTGGCGTGCCATGCGCGGCCTGAGCGAGCGCGTCCTCGGTGACTGGATCGAGGGGCGCGAAGACCATGATGCCGACCTGCTGGTCGAGGCCTGGGCCGCCGTGCTCGATGACTCCGACCGTGATCCCGCACTCGCCGCCGAATTGCTCAGCCTGCCATCGGAAGGCGAGCTGGCCCAGGACCGCAGTCCGGTTGATGTCGATGCGATCCACGCGGCCCGCAAAAAGTTGGTGCAATTGCTCGGCCGTCAACTGGAGATGAGACTGCTCGAGCGTTTCGAAGCCCTGGCCCCGAGCGGTGACTGGTCGGCCGACGGACCCGATGCCGCCCGCCGGCGCCTGCGCAACGTCGCGCTGGGGCTGCTGGCCGCGGGGGGGTCGGACGGTGCCGATCAACTGGCCTCGAAGCACTACGAGCAGGCCGATAACATGACCGACCGCCTGGCCGCCTTCCGCATCCTCACGCACAACGAACTCGAGGGGGGCGACCGTGCACTGGCCGACTTCGAACAGCGCTTCGCCGACAACCCGCTGGTGATGGACAAGTGGTTCACCGTCCAGGCCACGCGCGCCGACGCGAGTGCGGTCGACGATGTGCACCGCCTGATGGATCACAGCGCCTTCCGGCTCAACAACCCCAACAAGGTGCGCTCACTGATCGGCGCCTTCGCGATGGGGAACCCGGTGGCCTTTCACCGCGCCGACGGTGCCGGCTACCGGCTGGTCGGTGAAGTCCTCAACCAGCTCGACGACTTCAACCCGCAAGTCGGTGCCCGACTGGCCACCACCTTCAACCGCTGGGGTGCCTATGACGACAAGCGCGCGGCAATGATGAAGGAACAGCTGCAGAAACTGGCGGACAAGAAGGGCCTGTCGCCCCACATCGAAGAAATCGTCACTGCGGCGCTCAAGGATCGCAGTGGGGGTTGA
- a CDS encoding N-acetylmuramoyl-L-alanine amidase: MNPTTPNTAYNPLSYIDRLDERAVESIELVVIHATELPDLATAREYGERIHHESSQTGNSGHFYIDRDGSVELWVPLERVAHHVRGHNRNSVGIELVNQGRWPNWLDSRHQDWTEDYSEAQIEALIKLLEKLQTDLPGLQSIAGHDDLDTGVVNASDDASITVRRKVDPGPLFPWGEVEARVGLKRSGM, translated from the coding sequence ATGAACCCGACAACTCCAAACACAGCCTACAACCCGCTCAGCTACATCGACCGCCTCGACGAGCGCGCCGTCGAATCGATCGAGCTGGTCGTGATCCATGCCACCGAGCTGCCCGACCTGGCGACGGCGCGGGAGTACGGCGAACGCATTCACCATGAAAGCTCGCAGACCGGCAATAGCGGGCACTTCTACATCGACCGCGACGGCAGCGTTGAACTATGGGTACCGCTCGAGCGCGTGGCACATCACGTGCGGGGTCACAACCGAAACTCGGTGGGGATCGAGCTGGTCAATCAGGGCCGTTGGCCGAACTGGCTCGACAGTCGCCACCAGGACTGGACCGAGGACTACAGCGAGGCGCAGATCGAGGCACTGATCAAGCTGCTGGAGAAACTGCAGACCGACCTACCCGGCCTGCAATCGATCGCCGGCCACGATGACCTGGACACCGGCGTGGTGAACGCCAGCGATGATGCATCGATCACGGTCCGAAGAAAAGTCGACCCCGGGCCGTTGTTTCCTTGGGGCGAAGTCGAAGCCCGAGTCGGTCTGAAGCGCTCTGGGATGTAA
- a CDS encoding TolC family outer membrane protein: MINRNKIFLTLAVALGLSSTANAVDLMGVYELAQSHDAEIRVAEQRLNAAGEIPTQARASLLPSINASAGVRQGSSTTTIAGTELESQDTDTDNWSVSLRQSIYDDANYGRLDRGRAELSVAEAQYVEAWQAFLFRVSERYFDVLTALDSVRFAQSEQTALQRQFEQAEQRFEVGLAAVTDVHEARAVYDAARARVITAENALEDARDALREVAGAWFENFARLANEIPLEMPEPSDVEEWVAQALELNPQLMQQRSQVDVAQADLRVARAGHLPSLGLEAGYSSFSDNEWVGRDPVTQEPIASATLENEGWEVGLVLDVPIFSGFATQSRRRQAGYSLRAADATLSQTERAIKRQTETAYRAIVAGIQEVEARRQAQVSANSALEATNAGFEVGTRTIVDVLQAEQRFYQAERNYSDARHQFILNQLRLRQTAGLLNEDDLAWVNELLVN; this comes from the coding sequence ATGATCAATCGCAACAAAATCTTCCTGACCCTGGCGGTCGCGCTGGGGCTGAGCAGTACGGCCAACGCCGTCGACCTGATGGGTGTCTATGAGCTGGCGCAGAGCCACGATGCCGAGATCCGCGTCGCCGAGCAGCGGCTGAATGCGGCCGGTGAAATCCCTACCCAGGCCCGCGCCAGTCTGCTGCCGAGCATCAATGCCTCGGCCGGCGTCAGGCAGGGATCTTCAACCACGACCATCGCCGGTACCGAGCTTGAATCGCAAGACACCGATACTGACAACTGGAGCGTCTCGCTGCGCCAGAGCATCTACGACGATGCCAATTACGGCCGGCTCGATCGCGGGCGGGCTGAACTGAGCGTGGCCGAGGCACAGTATGTAGAGGCCTGGCAGGCATTCCTGTTTCGCGTCTCGGAACGCTACTTCGATGTGCTCACGGCCCTCGACTCGGTGCGATTTGCCCAGTCCGAGCAGACCGCTCTTCAGCGCCAGTTCGAGCAGGCCGAGCAGCGTTTCGAGGTCGGTCTGGCGGCCGTGACCGACGTCCATGAAGCACGTGCGGTCTACGATGCGGCCCGTGCGCGCGTCATCACGGCCGAGAACGCCCTCGAGGATGCCCGCGACGCGTTGCGGGAAGTCGCCGGTGCGTGGTTCGAGAACTTCGCGCGCCTGGCCAATGAAATCCCGCTGGAAATGCCCGAGCCGTCCGATGTCGAGGAGTGGGTGGCACAGGCCCTGGAACTCAATCCGCAGTTGATGCAACAGCGTTCCCAGGTCGATGTAGCCCAGGCCGATCTGCGTGTTGCCCGAGCCGGTCACTTGCCGAGCCTGGGACTCGAAGCGGGTTATTCGAGCTTCAGCGACAACGAGTGGGTGGGTCGCGATCCGGTCACGCAGGAACCGATTGCATCAGCAACCCTGGAAAATGAGGGTTGGGAAGTTGGCCTGGTCCTGGATGTCCCGATCTTCTCGGGCTTTGCCACGCAATCGCGCCGTCGCCAGGCCGGCTATTCACTTCGCGCCGCCGATGCCACGCTGTCGCAGACCGAGCGCGCCATCAAGCGCCAGACCGAAACCGCCTACCGTGCCATCGTTGCCGGCATCCAGGAGGTCGAAGCCCGCCGCCAGGCCCAGGTTTCGGCCAATAGCGCGCTCGAGGCCACCAACGCCGGTTTCGAGGTAGGTACACGCACGATCGTTGACGTGCTGCAGGCCGAGCAGCGTTTCTACCAGGCCGAGCGCAACTACTCCGACGCCCGCCACCAGTTCATCCTTAACCAGTTGCGCCTGCGCCAGACCGCCGGGCTCCTGAACGAAGACGATCTGGCCTGGGTCAACGAGCTCTTGGTCAACTGA
- the thiC gene encoding phosphomethylpyrimidine synthase ThiC — translation MTDRAPETASEIARRLDDDLLKPWPGSRIVHISGSRPDIQVPLREIRQHDTPATFGAQPNPPIYVYETAAAYIDPETRPDPAAGLAPLRQPWIDARADTETLDRRSSEFAREQEALTPVELKFPNRPAPRRARAGQNLSQMHYARQGIVTPEMEYVAIRENAGLEQLEDAYRAAGLMQRHPGQARGANLPEIVTPEFVRDEIAAGRAIIPANVNHPEAEPMIIGRNFRVKVNANIGNSAVRSSITDEVEKLVWSLRFGADTVMDLSTGKHIHQTREWIIRNSPVPIGTVPIYQALEKVGGVPEDLTWELFRDTLIEQAEQGVDYFTIHAGVRLPFVPMTARRVTGIVSRGGSIMAKWCLAHHRESFLYEHFEDICEIMKAYDVSFSLGDGLRPGSIADANDQAQMAELRTLGELTTIAWKHDCQVMIEGPGHVPLQLIEENMTEELKHCHEAPFYTLGPLVTDIAPGYDHITSGIGAANIGWHGTAMLCYVTPKEHLGLPDKHDVRVGLVTYKIAAHASDLAKGHPGAQLRDNALSKARFEFRWEDQFNLGLDPARAREYHDQTLPKDAHKVAHFCSMCGPKFCSMKITQDVREYAAEHGLDTDEAVEAGMEEKAQEFRESGAEVYRKQ, via the coding sequence ATGACCGATCGCGCCCCCGAAACCGCCTCCGAAATCGCCCGCCGCCTCGACGACGACCTGCTCAAGCCCTGGCCGGGCTCGCGCATCGTCCACATCAGCGGCTCGCGCCCCGACATCCAGGTGCCGCTGAGGGAGATTCGCCAGCACGACACGCCGGCGACCTTCGGCGCCCAGCCCAATCCGCCGATTTACGTCTACGAGACGGCCGCGGCCTATATCGACCCCGAGACCCGGCCCGATCCGGCCGCGGGACTCGCGCCGCTGAGGCAGCCCTGGATCGACGCGCGCGCCGATACCGAAACCCTGGACAGGCGCTCGTCCGAGTTTGCCCGCGAGCAGGAGGCGCTGACGCCGGTCGAACTCAAGTTTCCGAATCGTCCCGCCCCGCGGCGCGCCCGGGCCGGCCAGAACCTCAGCCAGATGCACTACGCCCGCCAGGGCATCGTCACGCCCGAAATGGAGTACGTGGCGATCCGTGAGAATGCCGGGCTCGAACAGCTCGAGGACGCCTACCGGGCCGCGGGCCTGATGCAGCGCCATCCCGGCCAGGCGCGCGGCGCGAACCTGCCCGAGATCGTCACGCCCGAGTTCGTGCGCGACGAGATCGCCGCGGGCCGGGCCATCATTCCGGCCAACGTCAACCATCCGGAAGCCGAACCGATGATCATCGGCCGCAACTTCCGGGTGAAGGTCAATGCCAATATCGGCAATTCCGCGGTCAGGTCCTCGATCACCGACGAGGTCGAGAAACTGGTCTGGTCGCTCCGATTCGGCGCCGACACGGTGATGGACCTTTCGACCGGCAAGCACATCCACCAGACGCGCGAGTGGATCATCCGCAACTCGCCGGTGCCGATCGGCACCGTGCCGATCTACCAGGCCCTGGAAAAGGTCGGCGGCGTGCCCGAGGACCTGACCTGGGAGCTGTTCCGGGACACCCTCATCGAGCAGGCCGAGCAAGGCGTGGACTACTTCACCATCCATGCCGGCGTGCGCCTGCCCTTCGTGCCGATGACGGCCCGGCGTGTGACCGGCATCGTCTCGCGCGGCGGCTCGATCATGGCCAAGTGGTGCCTGGCACACCACCGCGAGAGCTTCTTGTACGAGCACTTCGAAGACATCTGCGAAATCATGAAGGCCTACGACGTCAGCTTCTCGCTGGGTGACGGCCTGCGCCCGGGCTCGATTGCCGATGCCAACGACCAGGCCCAGATGGCCGAGCTGCGCACCCTGGGCGAACTGACCACGATCGCCTGGAAACACGACTGCCAGGTGATGATCGAAGGCCCGGGCCACGTGCCGTTGCAGCTGATCGAGGAGAACATGACCGAGGAGCTCAAGCACTGCCACGAGGCACCTTTCTACACCCTGGGGCCACTGGTCACCGACATCGCCCCGGGCTATGACCACATCACCTCCGGCATCGGCGCGGCCAACATCGGCTGGCACGGCACGGCCATGCTCTGTTACGTCACGCCCAAGGAGCATCTGGGCCTGCCCGACAAGCACGATGTGCGCGTGGGCCTGGTGACCTACAAGATCGCCGCCCACGCCTCCGACCTGGCCAAGGGGCATCCCGGCGCCCAGCTGCGCGACAACGCGCTGTCGAAGGCGCGCTTCGAGTTCCGCTGGGAGGACCAGTTCAACCTGGGCCTCGACCCGGCCCGGGCGCGTGAATACCACGACCAGACCCTGCCCAAGGACGCCCACAAGGTGGCCCACTTCTGCTCCATGTGCGGGCCGAAGTTCTGCTCGATGAAGATCACCCAGGACGTGCGCGAGTACGCCGCCGAGCACGGACTCGACACCGACGAGGCGGTCGAGGCCGGGATGGAAGAGAAGGCGCAGGAATTCCGTGAGTCGGGGGCGGAGGTCTACCGCAAGCAGTAA
- a CDS encoding amidohydrolase family protein — protein MRILIAALTLTLALGAQAGSLVFENVRLVDVKDGSVSEPMRVGVVDGFIVDADSIEQPDATVEADGFLIPGLAEMHAHVPQMRAGEQVVHDTLMLWLAHGITTVRGMLGEPGHLTLRQQLANGEVPGPRLVTSGPSFNGSSVSSPEAARRMVLAQHEAGYDLLKLHPGLWPQAFDAIVESADRLGIDYSGHVSVAVGLERVFESSQGTIDHLDGYAQLMVPEDHDRHGTDPGLFGVNLIDGMVADRIPDLARRTTDAGIANVPTQSLVENWATGDVDALMQRDAMRWIPADMAAQWRERVTQLRASYDSSADAERYVELRRRLIRELHEAGAMILAGADSPQILSVPGDAIHHELAIYVDAGLTPAEALATATSNVADYLGEKNRGCLEPGCVADLVLLESNPLEDIDHTRSIQGVMRAGEWFDRGRLDTALEAIAERAGGGTTENL, from the coding sequence ATGCGTATTCTGATTGCTGCCCTGACCCTCACCCTGGCACTCGGCGCGCAGGCCGGGTCGCTGGTTTTCGAGAATGTCCGCCTGGTCGATGTCAAGGACGGCTCGGTGTCGGAGCCGATGCGCGTCGGCGTGGTCGATGGCTTCATTGTCGATGCCGATTCGATCGAGCAGCCCGACGCGACCGTCGAGGCAGACGGTTTCCTGATTCCCGGCCTGGCGGAGATGCACGCCCATGTGCCGCAGATGCGCGCCGGCGAACAAGTGGTTCACGACACCCTGATGCTCTGGCTGGCCCACGGCATCACCACCGTTCGCGGCATGCTGGGCGAGCCGGGTCACCTGACGCTTCGTCAGCAGCTGGCCAACGGCGAGGTCCCCGGCCCGCGTCTGGTTACTTCCGGGCCCTCGTTCAACGGCAGTTCGGTTTCTTCGCCCGAGGCGGCACGCCGCATGGTCCTGGCCCAGCACGAGGCCGGCTACGACCTGCTCAAGCTGCATCCCGGCCTGTGGCCGCAGGCCTTCGACGCGATCGTCGAGAGTGCCGACCGGCTCGGCATCGACTACTCCGGTCATGTTTCCGTCGCCGTCGGACTGGAGCGCGTGTTCGAATCGAGCCAGGGCACGATCGATCATCTCGACGGCTATGCGCAACTGATGGTGCCGGAAGACCACGACCGCCACGGCACCGATCCGGGCCTGTTCGGCGTCAACCTGATCGACGGCATGGTCGCCGACCGCATTCCCGACCTGGCACGCCGAACCACCGATGCCGGCATCGCCAACGTCCCCACGCAGAGCCTGGTCGAGAACTGGGCGACCGGTGATGTCGACGCCTTGATGCAGCGCGACGCGATGCGCTGGATTCCGGCCGACATGGCGGCACAGTGGCGTGAGCGGGTCACGCAACTGCGTGCCAGCTACGACTCCAGCGCGGACGCCGAACGCTACGTCGAGCTGCGCCGACGACTGATCCGCGAACTGCACGAGGCCGGGGCGATGATCCTGGCCGGCGCCGATTCACCACAGATCCTGAGCGTGCCCGGCGATGCCATCCACCACGAGCTGGCGATCTATGTCGATGCCGGGCTGACACCCGCCGAAGCCCTGGCCACCGCGACTAGCAACGTGGCCGACTACCTGGGCGAGAAAAACCGCGGCTGCCTCGAGCCCGGCTGTGTGGCCGACCTGGTGTTGCTGGAGTCCAATCCGTTGGAAGACATCGACCACACCCGCTCAATCCAGGGCGTGATGCGCGCCGGCGAGTGGTTCGATCGCGGGCGGCTGGATACGGCGCTGGAGGCGATCGCCGAGCGTGCGGGTGGCGGTACGACCGAAAACCTTTGA
- a CDS encoding threonine/serine dehydratase, with protein sequence MIRETPVMTSDILDELTGATLFFKCEHLQDTGSFKLRGASHAVSQLPADCPGVATHSSGNHGAALARAASLRGFAADIVVPEGAVASKVDNIRRHGGTIHYCEPTQAGREAALAALVETGLTPVPPYDDDHIIAGQGTVGLELLEQVPNLDVIVAPVGGGGLVSGIALAALTCEHHRPQVIAVEPAGADDVMRSLAAGRRVDDHRPDTIADGLRALVGERNLALIRQHVEAVLPVSEAQIISAMGNIWQHLKQVAEPSGAVALAGVLAHAERFRNQRVGIVISGGNLDVAERLAGL encoded by the coding sequence ATGATCCGGGAAACCCCGGTCATGACATCCGATATTCTTGATGAGTTGACGGGCGCGACGCTGTTTTTCAAGTGCGAGCACCTCCAAGACACCGGATCGTTCAAGCTGCGCGGCGCCAGCCATGCGGTGTCGCAGCTACCCGCTGACTGCCCGGGGGTGGCCACGCACTCCTCCGGCAATCACGGTGCGGCTCTCGCCCGCGCAGCCTCCCTGCGCGGCTTTGCCGCCGACATCGTGGTGCCGGAAGGCGCGGTGGCCAGCAAGGTCGACAACATCCGCCGCCACGGCGGCACGATCCATTACTGCGAACCCACCCAGGCCGGCCGCGAAGCAGCCCTGGCCGCCCTGGTCGAGACCGGCCTGACGCCGGTGCCACCCTACGACGACGATCACATCATCGCCGGCCAAGGCACGGTCGGGCTGGAACTGCTCGAACAGGTGCCGAACCTGGATGTCATCGTGGCGCCGGTCGGCGGCGGCGGTCTCGTCTCGGGGATCGCTTTGGCGGCACTGACCTGTGAACACCACCGGCCGCAGGTCATCGCCGTCGAACCAGCCGGTGCCGACGACGTGATGCGCTCACTCGCAGCGGGCCGGCGGGTCGACGACCATCGGCCCGACACCATTGCCGATGGCCTACGCGCCCTGGTCGGCGAGCGCAACCTTGCGCTGATTCGGCAACATGTCGAGGCGGTCCTGCCGGTCAGCGAGGCGCAGATCATCTCGGCCATGGGCAACATCTGGCAACACCTCAAGCAAGTGGCCGAACCGTCGGGCGCGGTCGCCCTGGCCGGTGTGCTGGCGCACGCCGAGCGGTTTCGGAACCAACGGGTCGGCATCGTTATCAGCGGCGGCAACCTGGATGTCGCCGAACGGCTGGCGGGCCTCTGA
- a CDS encoding histidine phosphatase family protein, giving the protein MELWLLRHARARAAAQDEHDRDRPLTDSGRQTAGNLREWILESGLSVPTRVRVSPATRTRETAKLVLDGLEAPEQVVEPALWDALEEDLIGVLQRNADADSLMLVGHNPGFEWLVQWLTNQRPRLGVQPGTLIIIDAEMPPAPGCGRIRQITQPSDLA; this is encoded by the coding sequence ATGGAGTTATGGCTTTTGCGTCACGCCCGTGCCCGGGCGGCAGCGCAGGACGAGCACGATCGCGACCGGCCGTTGACCGATTCCGGGCGCCAGACGGCCGGCAATCTGCGTGAATGGATCCTTGAGTCGGGGCTGTCGGTACCCACCCGCGTGCGCGTCTCCCCGGCTACTCGCACGCGTGAAACGGCCAAGCTGGTCCTTGACGGTCTGGAAGCGCCCGAACAGGTGGTCGAACCGGCCCTGTGGGACGCGCTGGAGGAGGATCTCATCGGCGTGCTGCAGAGGAACGCCGACGCCGACTCGCTGATGCTGGTCGGCCACAATCCGGGCTTCGAATGGCTGGTGCAATGGCTGACCAACCAGCGGCCCCGCCTGGGCGTTCAGCCGGGCACACTGATCATCATCGATGCCGAGATGCCGCCCGCGCCTGGTTGCGGGCGAATTCGCCAGATCACTCAGCCCAGCGACCTGGCGTAG